GCGACAACGGCGTGTACGTCACCCCGGCCAACGCCCGGCACGCCCCCGTCGACCGGGTGGACGTCAAGGTGGCACCCGGCGCGGACGCGACGACAGTGGCGCAGGCCCTGCGCCGGGCGGTGCACGTCCCGGACGCCGAGGCACAGCTCCTCACCAGGGAGGAGTGGCTGCGAGCCACTTCCCCTCACCCCGACGGCACAACCCGCGTCGGCTTCTTCCTGGTCCTCGGCATAGCGCTCCTCTACACCGGCATCTCCCTCGCCAACACCCTCGTCATGGCGGCCTCCGACCGCATCCGGGACCTGGCGTCCCTACGGCTGGCCGGAGCCACCGGCGCCCAGATCCTGCGCCTGGTCACCGCGGAGGCCCTGACCACCGTGGCGGCCGGCGCGGCACTGGGCCTGCTGGTGGCCGCGCTCAACCTGCTCGGGATGTGGAGCGCGCTGGGCCTGCTGTCGGTGTGGACTCCGATCCGGCTCCCCTGGACGGCCCTGGGTACGGCGACGGCCGCCTGCGCACTCCTCGCGGTGGTCTCCGCACTGGTCCCGACGGCTCTCACCCTGCGCCGCCGCGGCCTGGAGAGGGCGGGCGCCTGACGGGGAGTCAGCCCCACGACACGTCAGAGCCCCGGTCGGCGATCCCGACCGGGGCTCTGAGCTGCGTGGACCTGTGGGGATTTGAACCCCAGACCCCCTCGATGCGAACGAGGTGCGCTACCAGACTGCGCCACAGGCCCTTGCAACGAGTGAAACTCTAGCATCCCCATCCGGGTGCTTGGAAATCCGTTCCCGGCTGGTCAGGGGCGGGCGTCACTGAGGTGCCACGGGTTACTCGTTGGCGGCCCGCGGCCGGTCCCCGTCCTCGTACTGGTCGAACAGCGGGGTGTGACCGCGTTCACGAGCGCGGCGGGCGGAGGCGGCGCGACGGGCGTCCGTGCGTCCGTCCGCCGCCGGTTTGTCATCCGCGCCGTCCATGCCGGACGGCGGCTCCTGCGCTCCCCCGTCCCGGGCGCCGTGCTGCGCCTCCTGCTCCGGCACGACGGCACTGGAGCGCGCCGAGCTCCACGCGTCCGGCGCCCCGAGATCCACGTCGGCGGTGGCGCGGGGGGCGACCGGCGCGGTCACGTACGTCGGCAGCGGCACCGGCACCGGGTCCCAGCTGTCGCCGTGGCCCGGCCGCTGCTGCCGCTCGCGCTGCTGGTCGACCCACTCCGCGTGGTCGGTCTGCTCGACGAGCGCGCGGCGGTCCGCGGCGAGCGCCGACATTCCGGGGTCCGTCTCCGGCTCGGGTCCCTCGTCCGGTTCGTCGGTGTCCACGCCCGCGTCGACGGAGCCGCGCCGACGCGGCTGGCGGGCGCGCTCGCGCAGTCGCTGCGCGGCGGCCTCGGCGCGGCGCCGGTCCATCTGGTAGGCGAAGCGTCGGCGTTCCTGGGAGCGCAGGTAGGCGATGTACGCACTGAGCAGCACCGCGGGCACGGCGGGCGCCCACAGGAACGCGAGCCCGCCGACCGCGGCGACGATCGTGCCGCAGGTGAAGGCGAGGAAGAGCATGACCGTGGTGCGCCGACGGCGCGCGAGGGCCTTCGTACGCCGGGCGCGCGCCGCGGCCGCCTCCGCGGCCGCCTCCGCCGCTGCCGTGCGCCGGGCGGGCGACATCGGGTTGTGCGCCGATGCGGCACCGGGCTCGTCGGAGGTGCCCGGGTCGAGGGGGCGTGCGGCCGCCTCTTCCCGCTCTTCCCGTCCACGCGGGGATTCCCGCGATTCGCGTACCGGCTCCCGGACCGGCTCGCACGCCTGTTCCGACCGTCCGGACGCCTGCGGTTGCACCGCCGCCTGCGCCTGAGGACGTGCCGGAGGCATGGCGAAGGCCCGGACGTCCACCGAATCGGTGACCGCGCCCGGGTCGTCGGCGCTGGACTCCTCCTCGTCGGTGGAGCGCGCCCGCAGGTCCTTGGCGTATCGGCGCTCCATCCCCGCCCTTCCGGACAGCAGCCGGATGGCGGTGCTGAAGCGTTCCGTCGGACGGGCCTCGTTCAGCTCGTCCTGCCTACGGAGCCACATCGGCACCAAGTAGGCGGCCCAGGCCCCGACAATGACTGCGTAGATGAGGCCGCTGCTGCTCACGCCTCACACGGTAGAGGGGTTTGCCTGAGGCCATCCGCCAATTGAGCCGGTGTGTCGCACGATCTGGCTGATATTTCGAGCTTTTTTTGTGACCGATGCGATCAGCAGGGTGCCCGATGTAGCGAATTCAATGCCCTGAGTTGGTCATCCGGCGATCAATTTCGAACGTTTATTCAATTCCTCGGCGGAGTGTTGCCGGGTGCGGAGGGCGCGCCCGGGGACGACGTGTTCTGGGAACGTGACCGGTGCCAACGTCTCAACAGCCCGTCCGGGACCTCTTCCGCGGTGAGCGCGAAGACGAGGTGGTCGCGCCAGGCTCCGTCGATGTGGAGATAGCGCGGCCTGAGCCCCTCCTGGCGGAATCCGAGTTTCTCCACGACCCGGCGGCTGGGCATGTTCTCGGGTCGAATGCATACCTCGATGCGGTGCAGACCCACGGTCCGGAAGCAGTGGTCCACCGCGAGGGCCACGGCCGTCGGCATCACGCCCCGTCCGGCCACCCCCTCGTCCACCCAGTAACCGACGTGGCCCGAGCACATCGAGCCCCAGGTGATTCCGGCGACCGTCAACTGCCCCACCAGCCGACCCTGGTACTCGATGACGAAGGGCAGCATCCGGCCCGCGTTCGCCTCGGACCGCAGATGCCGCACCATCTGGCGGTAGGTCGGCCGGTGCGCGATCGGCCCGCTGGGCGTGGGCGGCGGAATGGTCGCCTCCCAGGGCCGCAGCCAGTCCCGGTTGCGCCGGTTGACCTCGCGCCAGGCCCGCTGGTCGCGCATCTTTATCGGCCGGAGGACGACATCGCCGTCCGCCAGTACGACGGGCCAGGATGGGCTGTTCAGCTCGCACCCCCACTACTGCCGTCGGGTCTGGGGTGGTCACCGCCGCGGAGCTGGTCCACGGCGTGCGCCAACAGGGGCTCCAGGACGGCCAGTCCGTCCTTCACCCCGCCGCTGGAACCCGGCAGATTGACGATCAGCGTCCGCCCCGCCACTCCGGCCAGCCCTCGGGAGAGCGCCGCGGTCGGCACCTTCTCCCGGCCGAACGCCCGGATGGCCTCGGCGATGCCCGGCACCTCGTGGTCGATCACCCGGCGGGTCGCCTCGGGGGTGCGGTCGGTGGGCGAGATGCCGGTGCCGCCGGTGGTGACGACGACGTCGTATCCCGCGTCGACGGCGGCGCGCAGGGCGGCCTCCACGGGGTCTCCGTCGGGGACGACCTGCGGGCCCTCGACGGTGAACCCCATGCCCCCGAGGCCCTTGGCGATCAGCGGGCCGCCCTTGTCCTCGTAGACGCCGGCGGCGGCCCGGTTGGAGGCGGTGACGACAAGCGCGCGATACGTCATGCCCGACTCCAGTCGCCCGACTTGCCGCCCGTCTTCTCCTCGACCCGTACGTCCGTGATGACCGCTCCCTTGTCGACCGCCTTGACCATGTCGATCACGGTGAGCGCGGCGACGGAGACCGCGGTGAGGGCCTCCATCTCGACGCCCGTGCGGTCCGTCGTCTTCACCGTGGCCAGGATCTCCACGGCGTCGTCCGCGACCCGCAAGTCCAGTTTCACACCCGACACCGACAACGGGTGGCACAGCGGAATCAGGTCCGGGGTGCGTTTGGCGCCCATGATGCCCGCGATCCGCGCGGTGGCCAGGGCATCCCCCTTGGGGACTCCTTCACCGCGCAGGAGTTCGATCACGCGGGGCGAGACCAGGACGCGTCCGCTGGCGCGGGCGGTGCGCGCGGTCACGTCCTTGCCGGATACGTCGACCATGCGGGCGGCGCCCGCCTCGTCGATGTGGGTCAGTCGGTCCTGCGTACTCATGGTGGTGGTGCTCCCGGTCCGGGCCTGCTGTGCGCGACACGGTACCGCCAACCAGGAGTACTCAGCCGAGCAGGACCACCTCGACCTCGGCGCCGGGCTCCACGGATTCGACGTCCTCGGGGACGACGATCAGCGCGTCGGCGTGCGCGAGGGCGGCGACCAGGTGGGACCCGGCCCCGCCGACCGGGGTGACCGTGCCGTCAGTGTGCGTCGCGCGCAGGAACTGTCTGCGCCCCTTCGGCGAGGTCAGCGCCTTGTCGGCGGCCAGGGTCGCGGTCGTCCGCGGGCGGTGGACGTCCCTGAGGCCCATGAGGGTGCGGATGGCGGGGCGTACGAACAGCTCGAAGGAGACGTACGACGACACGGGGTTGCCCGGCAGTGCGAGCAGCGGTGTGTGGTCGGGGCCGATGGAGCCGAAGCCCTGGGGCTTGCCGGGCTGCATGGCGAGCTTGCGGAACTCGATGCCGCTGCCGGCCTCGTCCTCGTCGCCGACGTACGACAGCGCCTCCTTGACGACGTCGTACGCGCCGACGCTGACGCCGCCCGTGGTGACCATGAGGTCGGCGCGGACGAGCTGGTCCTCGATGGTGGACCTCAGGGTCTCGGCGTCGTCGGCGACGGCGCCCACCTTGTAGGCGATGGCGCCGGCGTCGCGGGCGGCGGCGGTGAGGGCGAAGCTGTTGGAGTCGTAGATCTGGCCGCTGCCGAGTTCCTCGCCGGGCTGGACGAGCTCGCTGCCGGTGGACATGACGACCACGCGCGGGCGCGGGCGTACGCGTACGGTGCCGCGGCCGATCGCGGCGAGCAGGGCGATCTGCGGCGGGCCGAGGACCTTACCGGCGGTGAGGGCGCGGTCGCCGGCCTTGACGTCGCTGCCCTTCGCGCGCACGTGCGCGCGGGCCTCGGCCGGCCGGTACACGTGCACATGTCCCTCTGCGCCCTCGGGAGCGAGGGTCCGGGCGCGCATCCCGGACACGGGGCCCTCGCCGAGGCCGCCGTCGGTCCACTCGACGGGGACGACGGTCTCGGCGCCGGGCGGCAGCGGGGCGCCCGTCATGATGCGGGCGGCCTGGCCGGGACCCACGTGAAGCAGGTCGGCCTGGCCCGCCGCGACGTCCCCGACGACGTCCAGGACGGCCGGGAACTCCTCGCTCGCGCCCGCGACGTCCGCGACCCGCACCGCGTACCCGTCCATGGAGCTGTTGTCGAACGGCGGCAGGGACACCGGCACCGTGACGTCGTCGACCAGGACGCAGCCCTGGGCGTCGAGCAGTTGCAGCTCGATGGGCTCGAGGGGGCGGACGGTCGCGAGGATGTCCTCCAGGTGCTCGTCCACCGACCACAGCTGGTCCTGGCCCGTGGTGCGGGGCGCGGCGCTGCTCAAATCTCTACATCTCCTCGGCTACGTAACTGCGAAGCCAGGTCCGGAAGTCCGGGCCCAGGTCTTCACGTTCGCATGCGAGTCTGACAATGGCACGCAGGTAGTCGCCGCGGTCGCCGGTGTCATAGCGGCGGCCCTTGAAGACGACGCCGTGCACCGGGCCGCCGAGCTTCTCGTCCGCCGCGAGCTGCTGGAGGGCGTCGGTGAGCTGGATCTCGCCGCCGCGGCCCGGCTCGGTCTTGCGCAGGATGTCGAAGATGTGGGGATCGAGGACGTAGCGGCCGATGACCGCGTAGTTCGACGGGGCGTCCGCCGCGGCGGGCTTCTCGACCAGGCCGCTCACCCTGACCACGTCGCTGTCCTCGGTCTCCTCGACGACGGCACAGCCGTAGAGGTGGATCTGCTCGGGCGCGACTTCCATGAGCGCGATGACGCTGCCCCCGTGCTGCTCCTGGACCTCGATCATCCGCTTGAGCAGCGCGTCGCGGGCGTCGATCAGGTCGTCGCCGAGCAGCACGGCGAAGGGCTCGTGGCCGACGTGCGGGGCGGCGCACAGCACGGCGTGGCCGAGGCCCTTGGGGTCGCCCTGGCGGACGTAGTGCATGGTCGCGAGGTCGCTGGACTCCTGCACCTTCGCGAGCCGGCTGGCGTCGCCCTTCTTCTGCAGGGCGGATTCCAGCTCGTAGTTGCGGTCGAAGTGGTCCTCCAGGGGGCGCTTGTTACGGCCCGTGATCATGAGAACGTCGTCCAGACCGGCGGACACGGCCTCCTCGACCACGTACTGGATCGCGGGCTTGTCGACGACCGGCAGCATCTCCTTGGGAGTGGCCTTGGTGGCCGGCAGGAACCGGGTGCCGAGACCTGCTGCGGGAATGACAGCCTTGCTGATCCGAGGGTGCGACTGAGTCATGGGCGCAACCTTATCCGGTGCGTTTGCAGGGATTCTGTCGCTCCGGTTAATTGGCTCTCATATGAGCGTATTGGAAGGGTACGGGACAACTCTTGAGTCACTTCGGACGTCTGGCCGAGCCTGACAAGCGCACGTTGCGGCGAGAGATCCTCGCGGCGAGGAACAGGTTGACGGCCGATGACGTGCGGGAAGCCGCCACCGCGCTGGCCGAGCGCGCCCTGGAGCTGCCCGAGGTGGCGGGGGCGCGCACGGTGGCGGCGTACGTCTCCGTGGGCGGCGAACCCGGCACACTCGCGCTGCTGGACGCCCTGCGCGAGCGGGGCGCGCGCGTCCTGCTCCCCGCGCTCCTGCCGGACAACGACCTGGACTGGGGCGCCTACACCGGCGAGGGCTCCCTCGCGCGCGTCCAACACCGCGGAAAGATCGCCCTCTTCGAACCGGTCGGGGAGCGCCTCGGCCCGGACGCCGTGACCGCCGCCGACGTCGTGCTGCTGCCCGGCCTGGCGGTCGACGCACGCGGCATGCGCCTGGGGCGCGGCGGGGGCTCGTACGACCGCGTCCTCACCCGTTTGGAGCAGGCGGGCGCACATCCCGCGCTGGTGATGCTGCTGTACGACTCCGAGGTCGTCGAGCGCCTGCCGACCGAGGCGCACGACCGGCCGGTGCACGCGGTGGTGACACCGTCGGCCGTACGCCGCTTCCGCCGCGGTTCCTGAGCCGCTCCCCGGCGGCTCGGCTCACGGCTTGAGCACCAGCGTGTCGCTCGTGCCGTCCTCGACCGCCTGGTCGGAGAAGGACCAGTCCAGCAGCTCGCCCTTGGCCCACTTGCCCGTCTGGTCGACGTAGTGGGCGCTGTAGGCGTGCCCGGAGGCTCCGGTGAGGTTGATCCACTTCGACTTGTCGAGGTCGCCG
The nucleotide sequence above comes from Streptomyces sp. NL15-2K. Encoded proteins:
- the glpR gene encoding gephyrin-like molybdotransferase receptor GlpR — its product is MSSSGLIYAVIVGAWAAYLVPMWLRRQDELNEARPTERFSTAIRLLSGRAGMERRYAKDLRARSTDEEESSADDPGAVTDSVDVRAFAMPPARPQAQAAVQPQASGRSEQACEPVREPVRESRESPRGREEREEAAARPLDPGTSDEPGAASAHNPMSPARRTAAAEAAAEAAAARARRTKALARRRRTTVMLFLAFTCGTIVAAVGGLAFLWAPAVPAVLLSAYIAYLRSQERRRFAYQMDRRRAEAAAQRLRERARQPRRRGSVDAGVDTDEPDEGPEPETDPGMSALAADRRALVEQTDHAEWVDQQRERQQRPGHGDSWDPVPVPLPTYVTAPVAPRATADVDLGAPDAWSSARSSAVVPEQEAQHGARDGGAQEPPSGMDGADDKPAADGRTDARRAASARRARERGHTPLFDQYEDGDRPRAANE
- a CDS encoding GNAT family protein, with translation MRDQRAWREVNRRNRDWLRPWEATIPPPTPSGPIAHRPTYRQMVRHLRSEANAGRMLPFVIEYQGRLVGQLTVAGITWGSMCSGHVGYWVDEGVAGRGVMPTAVALAVDHCFRTVGLHRIEVCIRPENMPSRRVVEKLGFRQEGLRPRYLHIDGAWRDHLVFALTAEEVPDGLLRRWHRSRSQNTSSPGAPSAPGNTPPRN
- a CDS encoding MogA/MoaB family molybdenum cofactor biosynthesis protein — encoded protein: MTYRALVVTASNRAAAGVYEDKGGPLIAKGLGGMGFTVEGPQVVPDGDPVEAALRAAVDAGYDVVVTTGGTGISPTDRTPEATRRVIDHEVPGIAEAIRAFGREKVPTAALSRGLAGVAGRTLIVNLPGSSGGVKDGLAVLEPLLAHAVDQLRGGDHPRPDGSSGGAS
- the moaC gene encoding cyclic pyranopterin monophosphate synthase MoaC, with the translated sequence MSTQDRLTHIDEAGAARMVDVSGKDVTARTARASGRVLVSPRVIELLRGEGVPKGDALATARIAGIMGAKRTPDLIPLCHPLSVSGVKLDLRVADDAVEILATVKTTDRTGVEMEALTAVSVAALTVIDMVKAVDKGAVITDVRVEEKTGGKSGDWSRA
- the glp gene encoding gephyrin-like molybdotransferase Glp; the protein is MSSAAPRTTGQDQLWSVDEHLEDILATVRPLEPIELQLLDAQGCVLVDDVTVPVSLPPFDNSSMDGYAVRVADVAGASEEFPAVLDVVGDVAAGQADLLHVGPGQAARIMTGAPLPPGAETVVPVEWTDGGLGEGPVSGMRARTLAPEGAEGHVHVYRPAEARAHVRAKGSDVKAGDRALTAGKVLGPPQIALLAAIGRGTVRVRPRPRVVVMSTGSELVQPGEELGSGQIYDSNSFALTAAARDAGAIAYKVGAVADDAETLRSTIEDQLVRADLMVTTGGVSVGAYDVVKEALSYVGDEDEAGSGIEFRKLAMQPGKPQGFGSIGPDHTPLLALPGNPVSSYVSFELFVRPAIRTLMGLRDVHRPRTTATLAADKALTSPKGRRQFLRATHTDGTVTPVGGAGSHLVAALAHADALIVVPEDVESVEPGAEVEVVLLG
- the galU gene encoding UTP--glucose-1-phosphate uridylyltransferase GalU; amino-acid sequence: MTQSHPRISKAVIPAAGLGTRFLPATKATPKEMLPVVDKPAIQYVVEEAVSAGLDDVLMITGRNKRPLEDHFDRNYELESALQKKGDASRLAKVQESSDLATMHYVRQGDPKGLGHAVLCAAPHVGHEPFAVLLGDDLIDARDALLKRMIEVQEQHGGSVIALMEVAPEQIHLYGCAVVEETEDSDVVRVSGLVEKPAAADAPSNYAVIGRYVLDPHIFDILRKTEPGRGGEIQLTDALQQLAADEKLGGPVHGVVFKGRRYDTGDRGDYLRAIVRLACEREDLGPDFRTWLRSYVAEEM
- a CDS encoding 5-formyltetrahydrofolate cyclo-ligase encodes the protein MSHFGRLAEPDKRTLRREILAARNRLTADDVREAATALAERALELPEVAGARTVAAYVSVGGEPGTLALLDALRERGARVLLPALLPDNDLDWGAYTGEGSLARVQHRGKIALFEPVGERLGPDAVTAADVVLLPGLAVDARGMRLGRGGGSYDRVLTRLEQAGAHPALVMLLYDSEVVERLPTEAHDRPVHAVVTPSAVRRFRRGS